One stretch of Halichoerus grypus chromosome 8, mHalGry1.hap1.1, whole genome shotgun sequence DNA includes these proteins:
- the CHST14 gene encoding carbohydrate sulfotransferase 14 — MFPRPLTPLAAPNGAEPLGRALRRAPLGRTRAGLGGPPLLLPSMLMFAVIVASSGLLLMIERGILADMKPLPLHPPSREGAAWRRALPRPGGLSLEAGDPDLQVRQDVRNRTLRAVCGQPGMPRDPWDLPVGQRRTLLRHILVSDRYRFLYCYVPKVACSNWKRLLKVLAGVLDNVDVRLKMDHRNDLVFLADLRPEEIRYRLQHYFKFLFVRDPLERLLSAYRNKFGEIREYQQRYGAEIVRRYRAGAGPSPAGDDVTFPEFLRYLVDEDPERMNEHWMPVYHLCQPCAVHYDFVGSYERLEADANQVLEWVRAPPHVRFPARQAWYRPASPESLHYHLCSAPRALLQDVLPKYILDFSLFAYPLPNVTREACHQ, encoded by the coding sequence ATGTTCCCCCGCCCGCTGACCCCCCTGGCGGCCCCAAATGGCGCCGAGCCCCTGGGCCGGGCGCTGAGGCGGGCCCCGCTGGGCAGGACCCGGGCCGGGCTGGGGGGGCCGCCCCTGCTGCTGCCGTCCATGCTGATGTTCGCGGTGATCGTGGCCTCCAGCGGGCTGCTGCTCATGATCGAGCGGGGCATCCTGGCCGACATGAAGCCCCTTCCTCTGCACCCTCCCAGCCGCGAGGGCGCGGCCTGGCGCCGggccctccccaggcctggggggcTGTCCCTGGAGGCCGGGGACCCGGACTTGCAGGTGAGGCAGGACGTCCGGAACCGGACCCTGCGGGCCGTGTGCGGACAACCGGGCATGCCCCGGGACCCTTGGGACTTGCCCGTGGGGCAGCGGCGCACCCTACTGCGCCACATCCTCGTGAGTGACCGCTACCGCTTTCTCTACTGCTACGTCCCCAAGGTGGCCTGCTCGAACTGGAAGCGGCTGCTGAAGGTGCTGGCGGGCGTCCTGGACAACGTGGACGTGCGCCTCAAGATGGACCACCGCAATGACCTGGTGTTCCTGGCAGACCTGCGGCCCGAGGAGATTCGCTACCGCTTACAGCACTACTTCAAGTTCCTGTTTGTGCGGGACCCCTTGGAGCGCCTCCTGTCCGCCTACCGCAACAAGTTTGGCGAAATCCGAGAGTACCAGCAGCGCTACGGGGCTGAGATCGTGAGGCGGTACAGGGCTGGCGCGGGGCCCAGCCCTGCAGGGGACGATGTCACCTTCCCCGAATTCCTGAGATACCTGGTGGACGAGGACCCTGAGCGGATGAATGAGCACTGGATGCCCGTGTACCACCTGTGCCAGCCTTGTGCGGTGCACTATGACTTTGTAGGCTCCTATGAGAGGCTGGAGGCTGATGCCAACCAGGTGCTGGAGTGGGTGCGGGCACCGCCCCACGTCCGCTTCCCCGCGCGCCAGGCCTGGTACCGGCCGGCCAGCCCCGAGAGCCTACACTACCACCTGTGCAGCGCCCCGCGGGCCCTCCTGCAGGATGTGCTGCCCAAGTACATCCTAGACTTCTCCCTCTTTGCCTACCCGCTGCCTAACGTCACCAGGGAGGCCTGTCACCAGTGA